From Calditrichota bacterium, one genomic window encodes:
- a CDS encoding TldD/PmbA family protein — MNFKKLFSDCFNTDFDVAKRNFVQSLTAHDKSHSEIYFENSNSFLLEYVNGVFITDSTSSQSGFSERSIEKESVSFSAKSISGLYDIKNSPSVIRPFNPVSLTNKKRKNILIKAEAKILPKNSSIDGLALKWQTNDKFITLLNSKEFYNFRIESLAALSINLKIKKHGTFYEGKSAFSAVNEKMAFTVDRIAGLIESALSDAENKSNSVVVEPGSFDVVFDSGFGGLVFHELVGHLLEADYVTNQNTLFKNCIGQKIADGQITILDACLNDGIVNYKFDDDGVEAGKTVLVENGILKNYISDQYHEEVHNITSTGNGRRQSYKDLPLPRMTNTMVLKGTFSQQEILESVKKGLFVTDPGDGTVNTLTGDFTFANVEGFILENGKPTKPFHGIEFSGNVKDTLNNIKMIGDDFRMADVHADCIKENQILPVGFGSPYLKIKNIYVR; from the coding sequence ATGAATTTTAAAAAATTATTTTCTGATTGTTTTAATACTGATTTTGACGTTGCTAAAAGAAACTTCGTTCAATCTCTTACCGCCCATGATAAATCCCATTCTGAAATATATTTTGAGAATTCAAATTCATTTTTACTCGAATATGTCAATGGTGTTTTTATAACCGACTCAACCTCAAGCCAATCAGGATTTTCAGAACGAAGCATTGAAAAAGAATCTGTCTCATTTTCTGCTAAAAGCATCTCGGGTTTATACGATATTAAAAATTCGCCTTCAGTTATTAGGCCTTTTAATCCCGTCAGTTTGACTAATAAAAAAAGAAAAAATATCCTTATAAAAGCTGAGGCTAAAATACTGCCAAAAAACAGCTCCATTGATGGACTCGCTTTAAAATGGCAAACAAATGATAAATTTATTACGCTGCTTAACTCAAAGGAATTTTATAATTTCAGGATTGAATCTCTGGCTGCTTTAAGTATCAATCTTAAGATTAAAAAGCATGGTACATTTTATGAAGGTAAATCAGCGTTTAGTGCGGTAAACGAAAAAATGGCTTTCACGGTTGACAGAATTGCCGGATTGATTGAAAGTGCATTGAGCGATGCAGAGAATAAATCAAACAGCGTAGTTGTAGAACCAGGGAGTTTTGATGTAGTTTTTGATTCAGGCTTTGGTGGATTGGTTTTTCACGAACTTGTTGGCCATTTGCTGGAGGCGGATTATGTTACAAATCAAAACACGTTGTTTAAAAATTGTATTGGTCAAAAGATAGCCGATGGACAAATTACAATTTTAGATGCTTGTTTAAATGATGGCATTGTGAATTATAAATTTGATGATGATGGAGTAGAAGCAGGTAAAACAGTTTTGGTTGAGAATGGAATCCTTAAGAATTACATTTCCGATCAATATCATGAAGAGGTACATAATATTACAAGCACAGGTAATGGCAGGAGGCAGTCATACAAAGATTTGCCCTTACCGCGTATGACAAATACGATGGTTTTAAAGGGAACTTTTTCGCAACAGGAAATACTTGAATCGGTGAAAAAAGGATTGTTTGTGACTGATCCCGGTGATGGTACAGTCAATACTTTGACAGGTGATTTTACATTTGCAAATGTTGAAGGATTTATTCTTGAAAATGGAAAACCAACAAAGCCGTTTCACGGAATTGAATTTAGCGGCAATGTGAAAGATACTCTTAATAATATAAAAATGATTGGCGATGATTTCCGCATGGCTGATGTTCATGCCGATTGTATAAAAGAGAATCAAATTCTTCCGGTTGGGTTTGGTTCACCATACTTGAAAATAAAAAATATTTATGTAAGATAA
- the radC gene encoding DNA repair protein RadC — MANSTQEKIPSRITDWPIDERPRERLMKNGANSVSSAELIAILLGQGSARHNAVDTAKHLLSEFKSLQGLANASLVELQKIPGIGPAKAVTLLAAFQLYRNMQQESAEKSITKFTDPAAVAEIYIPVIGHLKKESFYVILLDSAMKKIQDMEISRGILTESLVHPREVFNPAIRHNAKGLIVLHNHPSGVAKPSTDDRSMTTRLIESGKILSIPLYDHLIITEKGYYSFRENGLI; from the coding sequence ATGGCAAATTCTACTCAGGAAAAAATTCCATCGCGTATAACTGATTGGCCGATTGATGAGCGTCCGCGTGAACGGCTGATGAAAAATGGGGCAAATTCCGTCAGCTCCGCAGAGTTGATTGCCATTTTGTTGGGTCAGGGTAGTGCCAGGCATAATGCCGTTGATACAGCCAAACATCTATTGAGTGAATTTAAATCACTGCAGGGTTTGGCAAATGCTTCTTTAGTTGAACTACAGAAAATCCCTGGAATAGGCCCGGCAAAGGCAGTAACACTTCTTGCCGCTTTTCAATTATACCGCAATATGCAGCAAGAAAGTGCGGAAAAATCAATTACTAAATTTACTGATCCGGCTGCTGTTGCTGAAATTTACATTCCTGTAATTGGTCATCTTAAAAAAGAGAGTTTTTACGTAATCCTTTTAGATAGCGCTATGAAGAAGATCCAGGATATGGAAATCTCTCGGGGAATTCTGACAGAGTCTTTGGTTCACCCGCGTGAAGTCTTTAATCCGGCTATTCGTCATAATGCAAAGGGATTGATAGTTTTACACAACCACCCATCTGGCGTTGCGAAACCAAGCACTGATGATCGAAGTATGACAACACGGTTGATTGAGAGCGGAAAAATTCTTTCTATTCCACTTTATGATCATCTCATAATAACAGAAAAAGGTTATTACAGCTTTAGAGAGAATGGGCTTATCTAA
- a CDS encoding four helix bundle protein, whose amino-acid sequence MTNQELKIRTKKFAHRCVKLAVSLPKTTLGRHLQSQLIRCSTSVASNYRAACLAQSKAAFSAKISIVIEEADESVFWLEFIIDEKILKVDLVKPLFNESQEIAKIFISTRMTATGKQR is encoded by the coding sequence ATGACAAACCAAGAATTGAAGATCCGAACAAAGAAATTCGCACATAGGTGTGTTAAGTTGGCGGTTTCTTTGCCAAAAACCACCTTGGGAAGGCATCTTCAAAGTCAACTTATTAGATGTTCAACCTCAGTAGCCAGTAATTATAGGGCAGCATGTTTAGCACAATCAAAAGCGGCATTTAGTGCTAAAATTAGTATCGTAATCGAAGAAGCAGATGAGTCAGTTTTTTGGTTAGAATTTATAATCGATGAAAAAATATTGAAAGTAGATCTTGTAAAGCCGTTATTCAATGAAAGTCAGGAAATTGCGAAAATATTTATTTCTACTAGAATGACAGCAACCGGAAAACAAAGGTGA
- a CDS encoding acyl-CoA carboxylase subunit beta, whose product MDRKQQFKHLESLREEAKLGGGEKRIAAQHKKGKLTARERIDFLVDEGSFVEMDMLVRHRSKDFGLEKQRPLGDGVVTGYGYIDGRLVFIFSQDFTVFGGSLSETFAEKILKVMEQAMKVGAPVIGLNDSGGARIQEGVVSLGGYAEIFLRNTLASGVVPQISAILGPCAGGAVYSPAITDFTIMVRNTSYMFVTGPNVVKTVTHEEVSSEDLGGADTHASKSGVNHLTADSDIEALQKVRQLVSYMPSNNMEDPPKLNSDDRPDRTDEKLDTLVPENPNQPYDIKEVINSVVDKGDFFEIHEDFAKNIVVGFARMDGYSIGVIANQPAHLAGVLDIDASTKAARFIRFCDAFNIPLVTFEDVPGFLPGTHQEWGGIIKHGAKLLYAYCEATVPKITVITRKAYGGAYDVMSSKHIRGDVNLAWPSAEIAVMGPKGAAEIIFKKEISNAEDPEAMLAEKEKEYRDKFANPYLAAERGYIDEVILPRNTRLRIIQALRMLENKVDKNPAKKHGNIPL is encoded by the coding sequence ATGGACCGAAAACAACAATTCAAACATCTCGAATCTTTGCGCGAAGAGGCAAAGCTTGGTGGTGGTGAAAAACGTATTGCTGCGCAGCATAAAAAGGGCAAACTTACTGCGCGGGAGCGAATAGATTTTCTTGTGGATGAGGGATCATTTGTAGAAATGGATATGCTTGTTCGTCACCGCAGCAAAGATTTTGGACTGGAAAAACAGCGTCCTTTAGGTGATGGCGTGGTTACCGGTTATGGCTATATTGATGGAAGGCTGGTTTTTATTTTTTCCCAGGATTTTACGGTTTTTGGCGGCTCATTGTCAGAAACCTTTGCTGAGAAAATTCTAAAAGTTATGGAGCAGGCCATGAAAGTTGGTGCTCCTGTTATTGGTTTAAATGATTCCGGTGGTGCACGCATCCAGGAAGGTGTTGTAAGCCTTGGAGGTTATGCGGAAATCTTTTTACGCAACACTTTGGCCTCTGGCGTTGTACCACAGATATCCGCTATTCTCGGGCCTTGTGCAGGCGGTGCTGTTTATTCTCCGGCGATTACAGATTTTACAATCATGGTTCGAAATACGAGCTACATGTTTGTCACCGGGCCAAATGTTGTAAAGACCGTAACCCACGAAGAAGTTAGCTCGGAAGATTTGGGTGGTGCAGATACTCATGCTTCAAAAAGTGGAGTGAACCATTTAACTGCAGATAGCGATATTGAGGCATTGCAAAAGGTTCGGCAACTAGTCTCTTACATGCCGTCTAACAATATGGAAGATCCGCCCAAGTTAAACAGCGATGATAGACCTGATCGTACTGATGAGAAACTTGATACTCTGGTACCTGAAAATCCAAATCAACCTTATGATATTAAAGAAGTAATAAACTCAGTTGTGGACAAGGGTGATTTTTTTGAAATCCATGAGGATTTTGCAAAAAATATTGTTGTTGGTTTTGCAAGAATGGATGGTTATTCGATTGGAGTAATAGCTAATCAGCCGGCACACCTTGCGGGTGTTTTGGATATTGATGCTTCAACAAAGGCCGCGCGCTTTATCCGTTTCTGCGATGCATTTAACATTCCTCTGGTTACATTTGAAGATGTTCCCGGATTTTTGCCCGGCACACATCAGGAGTGGGGTGGCATTATTAAACACGGAGCTAAACTGCTTTATGCTTATTGTGAGGCGACTGTACCAAAGATTACAGTTATTACCCGCAAAGCCTATGGTGGTGCTTATGATGTAATGAGCTCCAAGCATATTCGTGGTGATGTGAACCTTGCATGGCCATCTGCTGAGATTGCTGTGATGGGACCAAAAGGTGCGGCAGAGATTATCTTTAAAAAAGAAATTTCCAATGCTGAAGATCCTGAAGCAATGCTGGCAGAAAAGGAAAAAGAATACAGGGATAAGTTTGCAAATCCCTATCTTGCAGCTGAACGCGGTTATATTGATGAAGTGATTTTGCCAAGAAATACACGGCTAAGAATTATCCAGGCTTTGCGCATGCTGGAAAATAAGGTGGATAAAAACCCGGCGAAGAAACACGGTAATATTCCGTTGTAG
- a CDS encoding dCTP deaminase: MSIKSDKWIRRMAQENGMIEPYCEHIGGDKISYGLSSYGYDFRVADEYKIFTNINNELVDPKEFKEASFVDFKGGSCIIPPNSFALARTVEYFRIPRNVLAICVGKSTYARCGVIINVTPLEPEWEGHLVIEISNTTPLPSKIYSNEGLGQLLFYESDEQCETSYGDRKGKYQNQHGIVLPRVENQK, from the coding sequence TTGAGTATTAAATCAGATAAATGGATTCGCCGAATGGCGCAGGAAAATGGAATGATCGAGCCGTATTGCGAGCATATCGGCGGAGATAAAATCAGCTACGGGCTTTCCAGCTATGGCTATGATTTCCGTGTAGCCGATGAATATAAAATTTTTACCAATATCAATAACGAACTGGTTGATCCCAAAGAATTTAAAGAAGCTTCCTTCGTTGATTTTAAAGGAGGCAGTTGCATAATCCCGCCAAATAGTTTTGCTCTTGCGCGTACTGTGGAATATTTCAGAATTCCGCGAAATGTACTGGCAATTTGTGTTGGGAAATCTACATATGCAAGATGTGGAGTAATTATTAACGTTACGCCTCTGGAACCGGAATGGGAAGGACACCTTGTAATTGAAATTTCCAATACAACACCGTTGCCATCTAAAATTTACAGCAACGAAGGTCTTGGCCAGCTTTTGTTTTATGAAAGCGACGAACAATGTGAAACCAGCTATGGCGACAGAAAAGGGAAATACCAAAATCAGCATGGAATTGTTCTGCCGCGAGTTGAAAACCAAAAATAA